One Podarcis muralis chromosome 1, rPodMur119.hap1.1, whole genome shotgun sequence genomic window carries:
- the ZNF770 gene encoding LOW QUALITY PROTEIN: zinc finger protein 770 (The sequence of the model RefSeq protein was modified relative to this genomic sequence to represent the inferred CDS: inserted 2 bases in 2 codons; deleted 2 bases in 1 codon; substituted 2 bases at 2 genomic stop codons), with translation MVDKSYQHRLPWEQAALKQGREDFLSDETRTKLHKTEPCRCKNQPNIWGKAIYICDICYKQFETLSKLSRCYLIDTGPKPXECHASCKTYRQFVHLERHWLTHKAPFKCNICHKNFKHLIALQRHQQLHKKEKGVQHLRTRSDYLHDARKGMSMHMCETLGDIVHAPSKLNRHPHLHIHTAQKPFKYSTMDDSMNYKDDSLCGSXDDSFFDNXEALQCTLLAFSKNIHNRHKVCQCDRCGKTFPPSSKLQRHYXHTGEKPFGCTRYRKAFRQSAHFKRHQLTHTEKSLGRSCENLNLLAWEIEFESSAYFQTSSLVL, from the exons ATGGTAGACAAGTCCTACCAACACCGTCTGCCTTGGGAGCAAGCTgcactgaaacagggaagggaggACTTTCTCTCTGACGAAACACGCACCAAGCTCCACAAGACTGAGCCTTGCA GGTGTAAAAACCAGCCAAATATCTGGGGGAAGGCCATATATATATGTGACATCTGCTACAAACAGTTTGAAACGTTATCCAAACTATCTAGGTGTTATCTTATAGACACTGGCCCAAAGCCATAGGAATGTCATGCTAGTTGCAAAACTTACAGGCAGTTTGTCCATCTGGAGAGACATTGGCTCACCCATAAGGCCCCTTTCAAGTGTAACATTTGTCACaaaaacttcaaacatttaatTGCACTCCAAAGACATCAACAGCTTCACA AGAAAGAGAAGGGTGTGCAGCATCTGCGCACCAGATCTGATTATCTGCATGATGCCAGAAAGGGGATGAGCATGCATATGTGTGAGACTCTCGGCGATATAGTTCATGCGCCATCTAAGCTGAATAGACATCCACAC TTGCACATCCACACTGCCCAAAAGCCATTTAAGTAT TCCACCATggatgattctatgaattataAAGATGACTCACTTTGTGGCTCATGAGATGATAGTTTCTTTGATA CAGAAGCACTTCAATGCACTCTTTTAGCATTCAGTAAAAATATACATAATAGACATAAAGTATGCCAATGCGACAGATGTGGAAAAACCTTTCCTCCTTCTTCCAAGCTTCAAAGACATT cgcacacaggagagaagccctTTGGCTGTACTCGTTACAGAAAGGCATTTAGACAGTCGGCCCATTTTAAAAGACATCAGCTCACCCACACTGAAAAGAGCCTAGGTAGAAGCTGTGAAAATTTGAATTTGCTTGCCTGGGAGATTGAATTTGAATCTTCAGCTTATTTTCAGACATCCTCCTTGGTCCTCTAA